The Verrucomicrobium spinosum DSM 4136 = JCM 18804 genome includes a region encoding these proteins:
- a CDS encoding thiamine pyrophosphate-dependent dehydrogenase E1 component subunit alpha: protein MTTSLSVELAPAGEAWKASFLAALHHMTAARVLEEKLASLYRAGGRIVGGVYLGKGQEAFSVALGLQLSKGRDIFAGLIRDQAGKLAFGEPMLDATRTYLGSALGPMRGRDGNIHRGRPKEGLPAMISHLGSMVSVVAGMLMSRRLQGRLGDAVGGTAIGDGGTSTGAFHEGLNLAAVEKLPLVVAVANNQYAYSTPNNRQFACANLVDRAKGYGVEGYEVDGKDLLACLQVFQHAITRARAGHGPQMVVGSLLRLGGHGEHDDASYIPDTVKHSEHGRDCLQLAEECALERGWATMTELAALRESSQKEVDRALAQTSREPSPDPYKESWRALATSALVDEEK from the coding sequence GTGACTACATCACTCAGTGTTGAACTCGCTCCCGCCGGGGAGGCATGGAAAGCCTCATTTCTAGCGGCCCTCCACCACATGACGGCCGCCCGGGTGTTGGAAGAAAAACTTGCCAGCCTCTACCGCGCCGGTGGGCGCATCGTCGGCGGCGTCTATTTGGGCAAAGGCCAGGAAGCCTTCAGCGTGGCTCTAGGTCTTCAACTCTCGAAAGGCCGGGACATTTTTGCCGGGCTGATTCGCGATCAGGCCGGGAAACTGGCCTTTGGCGAGCCTATGCTTGACGCCACACGAACCTACCTCGGTTCCGCGCTCGGCCCCATGCGCGGGCGGGATGGGAACATTCACCGTGGCCGCCCCAAAGAAGGATTGCCCGCCATGATTTCCCACTTGGGATCCATGGTCAGCGTGGTGGCTGGCATGCTCATGTCCCGTCGCTTGCAAGGGCGTCTGGGTGACGCCGTCGGCGGCACCGCCATCGGCGATGGTGGCACTTCCACCGGAGCATTTCACGAGGGGCTGAACCTCGCCGCCGTGGAAAAACTCCCCCTGGTCGTGGCGGTGGCCAACAACCAGTACGCCTACTCCACCCCCAACAACCGGCAGTTTGCTTGTGCGAACCTCGTGGACCGAGCGAAAGGCTACGGTGTGGAGGGCTATGAAGTGGACGGCAAGGATCTCCTGGCATGCCTGCAAGTCTTTCAGCATGCCATCACTCGTGCGCGCGCCGGGCACGGCCCGCAGATGGTGGTTGGCTCCTTGCTCCGTCTCGGCGGGCACGGTGAGCACGATGATGCCTCTTATATTCCAGATACAGTCAAACACTCCGAGCACGGGCGAGATTGCCTGCAACTGGCCGAAGAGTGTGCCTTGGAGCGGGGTTGGGCCACCATGACAGAGCTGGCCGCCCTGCGCGAAAGCTCCCAGAAGGAAGTGGACAGAGCCCTGGCCCAAACGAGCCGTGAACCCTCGCCCGATCCTTACAAAGAATCGTGGCGCGCCCTCGCAACCTCGGCTTTGGTGGACGAAGAGAAATGA
- a CDS encoding alpha-ketoacid dehydrogenase subunit beta, whose translation MSLTYLEAIREAQYEALRRDPRVFIYGQDIGEFGGAFKATKRLSAEFPGRVLDSPISEDAMVGMAIGAAVEGSRPIVEMQFADFSSVGFNQIVNQAATLYWRTNVPCPIVIRLPSGGTPGSGPFHSQSMESIYAHYPGLVILTPATVEDAYHLLLDAVELEDPVVFCEHKFLYYHLKADALPTSTLPIGKARIARPGRHATVVAYSAMVHESIRAAEELQQDGYQIEVVDMRSVKPIDTGTILASVARTGRLLCVGESFPWGGVTAEVISRVVADGFHLLDAPPQRLNSKDTPIPYHPNLWRAHRPTAASIVAELRKLLKF comes from the coding sequence ATGAGTCTGACCTACCTCGAAGCCATTCGCGAAGCCCAGTACGAAGCCCTGCGCCGTGATCCGCGCGTCTTCATCTACGGCCAGGACATCGGAGAATTTGGCGGTGCCTTCAAGGCCACCAAGCGCCTGAGCGCGGAGTTCCCCGGCAGGGTGCTGGACTCCCCCATCAGCGAGGATGCCATGGTCGGCATGGCCATTGGAGCAGCGGTGGAAGGGAGCCGGCCGATCGTGGAGATGCAGTTTGCCGATTTCAGCAGCGTGGGTTTCAACCAGATCGTCAATCAGGCCGCCACGCTGTACTGGCGGACCAATGTGCCCTGCCCCATCGTGATCCGCCTGCCCAGTGGCGGCACGCCAGGGAGCGGACCGTTCCACAGCCAGAGCATGGAGAGCATCTACGCCCACTACCCCGGGCTCGTGATCTTGACTCCTGCAACCGTGGAAGATGCTTATCATCTCCTGCTCGATGCGGTGGAACTGGAAGATCCGGTGGTCTTCTGTGAACACAAGTTCCTTTATTATCACCTGAAGGCCGATGCGCTGCCCACCTCCACCTTGCCCATTGGCAAGGCTCGCATCGCACGCCCAGGACGCCATGCGACCGTCGTCGCATATTCCGCCATGGTGCACGAGAGCATTCGCGCTGCGGAGGAACTTCAGCAGGATGGCTATCAGATCGAGGTGGTGGACATGCGGAGCGTGAAGCCGATCGATACGGGCACCATTCTGGCGTCTGTCGCCCGCACGGGGCGTTTGCTCTGCGTGGGGGAGTCCTTCCCCTGGGGTGGCGTGACGGCAGAGGTGATCTCCCGCGTGGTCGCAGATGGCTTCCACCTCCTGGACGCCCCTCCGCAGCGGCTGAACTCCAAAGACACACCCATCCCCTACCACCCCAATCTCTGGCGCGCCCATCGGCCCACAGCTGCCAGCATCGTGGCCGAGCTTCGCAAGCTTTTGAAGTTCTAG
- a CDS encoding 2-oxo acid dehydrogenase subunit E2: MPAIPILMPQLGESIAEATIVRVLIAPGQDVDEGQEIFEVETNKAVMTVTAPCKGKVGELTAQVNVSYPVGSTLGALEVSSQMAKDMGVDPIKSAPKPQIAPSGHQNGNGEEPANLHFKISDADTIQERLPTVEPVVGGLPVPAGATGAHYISPRMRARMNELGLNASDLSAVAGTGAGGRVTVEDFEQFLRNLDAHRMTNASPMRIAVADSMRRSWSRPLATVGSPVVLDPLLAHRKKANPKPGPALYVIRALALALSEDTAVAGRLVGNRIVHPRAIDIGFAVEVADGVLVPTLREVEKKPLATLVEVYNKLVEQARSRRLPNEASRPGIATVTNFGTFGIVWATPIPLPEQNLVLGLGAGRKAPVWSEEVKTFIPVTEAELTLSFDHRILDGGGAGRLLARVAQLLQTPEKL, translated from the coding sequence ATGCCCGCCATTCCGATTCTCATGCCCCAACTTGGGGAGTCCATTGCTGAAGCCACGATTGTCAGAGTGCTCATCGCACCCGGGCAGGATGTGGATGAGGGCCAGGAGATCTTTGAGGTCGAGACGAACAAGGCCGTAATGACCGTCACCGCCCCTTGCAAAGGCAAGGTGGGTGAACTCACGGCGCAGGTAAATGTGAGCTACCCGGTAGGCTCCACTCTGGGAGCGCTGGAAGTCTCCTCCCAGATGGCCAAAGACATGGGCGTGGACCCCATCAAGTCCGCCCCTAAGCCTCAGATTGCACCATCCGGTCACCAAAATGGCAACGGCGAGGAGCCCGCCAATCTTCATTTCAAGATCAGTGATGCCGACACCATTCAAGAGCGACTGCCCACCGTAGAGCCCGTAGTAGGTGGCCTGCCGGTGCCCGCTGGCGCTACCGGAGCCCACTACATCTCCCCGCGCATGCGTGCCCGGATGAATGAGCTTGGGCTCAATGCCTCAGACCTCTCTGCCGTGGCCGGAACGGGCGCGGGGGGGCGCGTGACGGTGGAGGACTTTGAGCAATTCCTGCGCAACCTGGACGCCCATCGGATGACCAACGCATCCCCCATGCGCATTGCCGTGGCGGACTCCATGCGCCGCAGTTGGAGTCGGCCGCTGGCTACCGTAGGATCACCCGTTGTACTGGACCCCCTGCTGGCCCACCGTAAGAAGGCGAACCCGAAACCTGGCCCGGCCCTCTACGTCATCCGGGCCCTCGCCCTCGCCCTGAGCGAGGACACCGCCGTTGCAGGCCGCCTCGTAGGCAACCGGATCGTTCACCCTCGGGCCATCGATATCGGCTTCGCAGTGGAAGTGGCAGATGGGGTGCTCGTGCCCACCCTCCGCGAGGTGGAGAAAAAGCCGCTGGCAACCTTGGTCGAAGTGTACAACAAGCTGGTCGAGCAGGCCCGCAGCCGTCGGCTGCCTAATGAGGCCAGCCGACCAGGCATCGCCACCGTTACAAACTTCGGAACTTTCGGCATCGTCTGGGCCACACCCATTCCCCTTCCAGAGCAGAACTTGGTGTTGGGACTCGGCGCGGGCCGTAAGGCTCCCGTCTGGAGTGAAGAGGTGAAAACCTTCATCCCGGTGACCGAAGCCGAGCTGACGCTGAGCTTCGACCACCGCATTCTCGATGGCGGCGGCGCAGGCCGACTGCTGGCCCGCGTGGCACAACTCCTTCAGACCCCGGAGAAGCTCTGA
- a CDS encoding D-2-hydroxyacid dehydrogenase, giving the protein MKLTVLDAHTANPGDLSWDGLHALAECTFHDRTPASEVVNRAEDCELILTNKTVISSDAIRSLPKLKYIGVLATGYNVVDIAAAQERGITVCNVPGYSTASVAQTVFALLLELTHRVGHHAQTVREGRWSACQDFSYWDGSLVELSGRTLGILGYGAIGEAVARIALAMGMKVIANRRTWSSEPLQGVEKVDLESCFNNSDVLTLHFPLTPNTSGIINRENIAKMKPGAFLINTARGPLINEADLAEALNTGRIAGAGLDVLSSEPPAADNPLIAARNCLITPHIAWASLEARARLIQVATENVRAYLAGVPQNTVG; this is encoded by the coding sequence ATGAAGCTCACTGTTCTTGATGCCCACACCGCCAATCCGGGCGACCTCTCTTGGGACGGCTTGCATGCGCTGGCGGAGTGCACCTTTCATGATCGCACCCCAGCCAGCGAGGTGGTGAATCGAGCCGAAGACTGCGAGCTGATCCTGACCAACAAGACTGTGATCAGCAGTGACGCGATCCGCTCACTCCCCAAGCTGAAGTACATCGGCGTGCTGGCCACCGGCTACAATGTCGTGGACATCGCCGCCGCTCAGGAACGCGGTATCACCGTCTGCAATGTTCCGGGGTACAGCACCGCTTCAGTGGCCCAAACGGTGTTTGCCCTTCTCCTGGAATTGACCCATCGGGTCGGCCATCACGCACAGACCGTTCGGGAGGGCCGCTGGAGTGCTTGCCAGGACTTCAGCTACTGGGACGGTTCCTTGGTGGAGCTGAGCGGTCGCACGCTGGGCATCCTAGGGTATGGAGCGATTGGCGAAGCGGTAGCCCGTATCGCGCTCGCTATGGGCATGAAGGTCATTGCCAATCGTCGCACTTGGTCATCGGAACCCCTTCAAGGCGTTGAGAAGGTGGACCTTGAGTCCTGTTTTAATAATTCAGATGTCTTAACATTACATTTCCCCTTAACACCCAACACTTCAGGCATCATCAATCGCGAAAATATTGCGAAGATGAAACCTGGAGCATTCTTGATCAACACCGCGCGCGGCCCGTTAATCAATGAGGCCGATCTGGCCGAGGCGCTTAATACAGGTCGCATCGCTGGCGCTGGCCTGGATGTGCTTTCTTCCGAGCCTCCTGCGGCGGACAATCCTTTGATCGCCGCCCGAAACTGCCTCATCACCCCGCACATCGCTTGGGCGAGCCTGGAAGCCCGCGCTCGATTGATCCAGGTGGCTACTGAAAATGTGCGAGCTTACCTGGCCGGGGTGCCACAGAACACGGTGGGCTGA
- a CDS encoding SMP-30/gluconolactonase/LRE family protein: MKLLPFAACCLLSATPLFAGDWVNLFNGKDLAGFVQRGGKAAYAVEDGAVVGTTAPNTPNSFLCTEKDYGDFILELEFKVDSRMNSGIQFRSESKPDYKSGQVHGYQFEIDPSDRAWTAGIYDEGRRAWLAPLTTNDTARYAFKQNEWNTARVEAVGDQLRTFLNGVPAASLKDSMTPKGFIALQVHGIKKNDAQMQVRWRNIRLMENPSKADLTPEAAAPIAPASLVADGAEVMLLQGGFKFTEGPALAPDGRIFFTDIPNNRIHIYDPATGQTTVHRENTGGANGLMFTPTGALLACEMKARRVTRESNGEIQTVVEKAGGKRINQSNDLDLDGKGGYYFTDPNYGQKDDIQMEKECVYYVDRGGKVSQVVDDCLKPNGIVLSLDKKTLYVGDNGSNKVRAYDIQENGTVNNGRDFAKMAEGQTTGGDGMTIDQLGNVYVTAQEFVWIFDPAGKEVAKIKVPENPANCTFGRDNMLYITAKTGFYGVKMNVSGRR; encoded by the coding sequence ATGAAACTGCTTCCCTTCGCCGCCTGCTGTCTCCTCTCTGCCACCCCTCTTTTTGCCGGAGATTGGGTTAACCTCTTCAATGGGAAGGACCTTGCGGGATTCGTACAGCGGGGTGGCAAGGCGGCCTACGCCGTGGAAGATGGAGCCGTGGTGGGCACCACTGCACCCAACACGCCCAACAGTTTCCTCTGCACGGAAAAGGACTATGGCGACTTCATCCTTGAGCTGGAGTTCAAGGTGGACTCCCGCATGAACAGCGGAATTCAGTTCCGCAGCGAGTCAAAGCCTGACTACAAGTCAGGGCAGGTCCACGGCTATCAGTTCGAAATCGACCCCTCGGATCGCGCCTGGACGGCAGGTATTTATGACGAGGGCCGCCGCGCCTGGCTGGCACCTCTGACTACCAACGATACCGCCCGGTACGCCTTCAAGCAAAACGAATGGAACACGGCCCGGGTGGAGGCTGTGGGCGACCAGTTGCGCACCTTCCTCAATGGAGTGCCCGCTGCCAGCCTGAAGGACAGCATGACCCCGAAAGGATTCATCGCCCTGCAAGTGCATGGCATTAAGAAAAACGACGCCCAGATGCAGGTGCGCTGGCGCAACATCCGCCTGATGGAAAACCCCTCCAAGGCAGACCTCACCCCTGAAGCCGCCGCCCCCATAGCGCCCGCATCTCTTGTGGCTGACGGGGCCGAGGTGATGCTGCTCCAGGGTGGATTCAAGTTCACCGAAGGCCCCGCCCTTGCACCAGATGGTCGGATATTCTTCACCGACATCCCCAACAACCGGATACACATCTATGACCCGGCCACAGGACAAACCACCGTTCATCGGGAGAACACCGGTGGTGCCAACGGCCTCATGTTCACTCCGACGGGAGCCTTGCTTGCCTGTGAAATGAAGGCCCGCAGAGTGACCCGGGAATCCAACGGCGAGATTCAAACAGTCGTCGAAAAAGCAGGCGGCAAGCGCATCAATCAATCCAATGACCTGGATCTCGACGGCAAGGGCGGATACTATTTCACCGATCCCAACTACGGCCAGAAGGACGACATTCAGATGGAGAAAGAGTGTGTGTATTACGTTGATCGTGGCGGCAAGGTTTCCCAGGTGGTGGACGACTGCCTCAAGCCCAATGGCATTGTGCTGTCGCTTGACAAGAAGACGCTCTATGTCGGCGACAACGGATCCAACAAGGTTCGCGCTTACGACATCCAGGAAAACGGGACGGTGAACAATGGCCGTGACTTCGCGAAGATGGCAGAAGGCCAGACCACCGGTGGCGATGGCATGACCATTGACCAGTTGGGCAATGTTTATGTCACGGCCCAGGAGTTCGTCTGGATCTTTGACCCGGCTGGCAAAGAAGTGGCCAAGATCAAAGTCCCGGAAAACCCGGCCAACTGCACCTTTGGTCGAGACAACATGCTCTACATTACCGCCAAAACTGGCTTCTATGGCGTGAAAATGAACGTCTCCGGCCGTCGTTAA
- a CDS encoding DUF6807 family protein, producing the protein MKLHHLPFLAGLLACSSPLFSAEYSFKETPVKHLDILRDGKIIARWMTAYDISSKEQVHDTYKPFLHVFDAEGSGPITKGPGGDFTHHRGIFEGWNKLVVGDKTYDRWHMKDGAQVHVKYLNQSASADGATFTSLVRWQGKGETAEPVLEDERTFKFLPASGQFYSIIDVTTKLRAIAGDTTFDGDPEHAGLQFRPAQEVDRSKTAYLYPVPKADAHKDLDYPWFAETYSLNGKTYSVVYLNHASNPDGTRISAYRDYGRFGAFFKTSIKKDETLTLQVRFLIAEGALPTAEVIQKAWNEYTGKNAPTPDVTHKPAEAAGKPAAPKAKTAPAPTKSN; encoded by the coding sequence ATGAAACTGCACCACCTTCCCTTTCTGGCCGGACTTCTCGCCTGCTCATCTCCGTTGTTCAGCGCAGAGTACAGCTTCAAGGAAACGCCAGTCAAACATCTGGACATCCTACGTGATGGCAAGATCATCGCCCGCTGGATGACCGCCTACGACATCTCCAGCAAGGAGCAGGTCCATGATACTTACAAACCCTTCCTGCACGTCTTCGATGCCGAAGGCAGTGGGCCGATCACCAAAGGACCGGGCGGCGACTTCACCCATCACCGCGGCATCTTTGAAGGCTGGAACAAGCTAGTGGTGGGCGACAAGACCTACGACCGCTGGCACATGAAGGACGGGGCGCAGGTGCATGTGAAATACCTCAACCAGTCCGCCAGTGCGGACGGGGCCACGTTCACCTCCCTGGTCCGCTGGCAGGGCAAAGGGGAAACCGCCGAGCCGGTCCTGGAGGATGAACGCACCTTTAAGTTCCTGCCTGCCTCAGGCCAGTTTTACTCAATCATCGACGTCACGACCAAACTGAGAGCAATCGCCGGAGACACAACCTTTGACGGAGACCCGGAGCACGCCGGCCTTCAGTTTCGTCCCGCCCAGGAAGTGGACCGCTCCAAGACGGCCTACCTCTATCCCGTGCCCAAGGCAGACGCCCACAAGGATCTCGACTACCCCTGGTTCGCTGAAACCTACTCACTCAACGGAAAGACCTACAGTGTGGTTTACCTAAACCACGCTTCCAATCCCGACGGCACGCGCATCTCCGCATACCGCGACTATGGCCGTTTTGGAGCCTTCTTCAAAACGAGCATCAAGAAGGACGAAACGCTGACTCTACAAGTCCGCTTCCTGATCGCCGAAGGGGCACTCCCCACCGCCGAGGTGATTCAGAAGGCGTGGAATGAGTACACCGGAAAGAACGCCCCGACGCCGGACGTCACGCATAAACCGGCGGAAGCCGCTGGCAAACCAGCAGCACCCAAGGCAAAAACCGCCCCCGCGCCGACAAAGTCGAACTGA
- a CDS encoding LamG-like jellyroll fold domain-containing protein has product MTFRSTAFSVALSTALLTFSVGTPHAALAASRPFEALRINCGGGTVKDRLTGHVWLSDKKYAVRGKKYRFSHKLNLKEAQLPAPELVYQSVRRANLNYRIRSVADGTYRVRLHFVDGKQQAERSMDFWIEGEHLLQNFSPREAAGSSNRAYIYEAVVQVKDGNGLDIRGTRGRGDDVFLSGIEVLPAPRGAPLTRPPLASPSAPADLAQQLRDFAEGPARVVWTRTDDEEDFYLKGGTGVLYGYDTEDGKGERAILSELRSYASPMLTPDGKHVVFTDQTKHKCYVVGFDGAGLRELSAGYASDIWEDPSTGATWVYVRTGWRDVKAPVRRFRLDDPSVSEEVWTKSGTGQPQTAWFHLSGDGKLAADAFPWPQCGLADLSTGEFKVMGKGCWPAVAPDSSHRSFYFIGQHTGVQFFDTPQATPRTINLATVPGWTGRKVYHPRWTNDVRFVTLTAPQWMPETELYIGRFDAGFTEVESWFRLTYNHTADFFGDAWFAASRKHNVPSKPGTGNPGLLAQANENELPGTVFVWENERSRNVITAPDGKVLRSWSARYDGATRPNRWFGALIRQGSLRPDDDAAPAFGRAAAASGAFSFALDLEPASASGKQEAAILSLANSKEKPFLELIQNQGTLSVTVTGKDRKPVNLLLGDVMPGAPTQIAVTYASGQLAGYRDGKEKARIAATCDPAEWDASSLVFGNDISHRRPWEGSIENIRLLDRELSVAEVATLNARSAKTRQGRQPVAQVVVEAELLQASEPDEPATIAPYVRSLGENVYKVKRVLSGKLEDTEIIVLQWVVLGGQPLASSEREEGQIYRLELESADSHPELAGEHRSTDIFEPVMNVYYDVNL; this is encoded by the coding sequence ATGACTTTCCGTTCCACTGCTTTTTCCGTGGCGCTGTCCACGGCTTTGCTGACTTTTAGTGTCGGCACCCCACATGCTGCACTAGCAGCCTCGCGACCTTTTGAAGCCCTTCGCATCAACTGCGGAGGCGGCACCGTCAAAGACCGCCTCACAGGGCATGTCTGGCTGTCCGACAAGAAATATGCGGTTCGCGGCAAGAAATATCGGTTTAGTCATAAGCTAAACCTCAAAGAAGCCCAGCTGCCCGCCCCTGAGCTGGTGTACCAGTCCGTGCGCAGAGCCAACCTCAACTACCGGATACGCAGCGTGGCGGATGGCACCTACCGGGTGCGACTGCACTTCGTCGATGGTAAGCAACAAGCCGAGCGGAGCATGGATTTCTGGATCGAAGGTGAGCACCTTCTACAGAACTTCAGCCCCAGGGAAGCCGCAGGTTCGTCGAACCGCGCTTACATCTATGAAGCTGTGGTGCAGGTGAAAGATGGCAATGGGCTCGATATTCGCGGTACTCGCGGGAGGGGGGATGATGTGTTTCTCAGCGGGATCGAAGTTCTGCCCGCGCCCAGGGGAGCGCCCCTCACCCGCCCCCCATTGGCCAGCCCAAGCGCCCCCGCAGATCTGGCGCAGCAATTGCGCGACTTTGCAGAGGGTCCAGCTCGGGTGGTGTGGACACGCACAGACGATGAAGAGGATTTCTATCTGAAAGGCGGCACGGGCGTGCTCTATGGCTATGACACCGAGGATGGCAAAGGTGAAAGGGCCATCCTCTCTGAACTCCGCAGTTACGCGAGCCCGATGCTCACCCCTGATGGGAAACATGTGGTATTTACGGATCAAACGAAGCACAAATGCTACGTGGTTGGTTTCGACGGGGCCGGGCTTCGTGAACTGTCGGCAGGGTACGCATCCGACATCTGGGAGGATCCCTCCACCGGGGCCACTTGGGTGTACGTGCGGACCGGATGGCGGGACGTGAAAGCCCCCGTCAGGCGCTTCAGGCTCGATGATCCTTCTGTGTCTGAAGAGGTCTGGACTAAATCTGGGACCGGACAGCCGCAAACCGCGTGGTTCCATCTCTCTGGAGATGGGAAACTCGCGGCCGATGCCTTCCCCTGGCCGCAATGCGGACTCGCCGATCTCAGCACGGGCGAATTCAAGGTCATGGGCAAAGGATGCTGGCCTGCGGTGGCACCAGACAGCAGCCACAGGTCGTTTTACTTCATTGGTCAGCACACCGGCGTACAGTTCTTTGACACCCCTCAAGCCACGCCGCGCACCATCAACCTTGCCACCGTACCTGGATGGACCGGACGGAAGGTGTACCACCCCAGATGGACGAATGATGTGCGCTTCGTCACCCTCACGGCACCCCAATGGATGCCAGAAACGGAGCTTTATATCGGCAGGTTTGACGCCGGATTCACCGAAGTGGAAAGCTGGTTTCGCCTCACCTACAACCACACGGCAGACTTCTTTGGAGATGCCTGGTTTGCCGCTTCCAGGAAACACAATGTCCCCAGCAAGCCTGGAACGGGCAACCCAGGACTCCTGGCGCAGGCAAACGAGAACGAATTGCCTGGAACCGTCTTTGTCTGGGAAAATGAACGCTCCCGCAACGTCATCACCGCACCAGATGGCAAGGTCCTCCGTAGCTGGTCCGCCCGCTACGATGGAGCCACCCGTCCAAACCGCTGGTTTGGTGCCTTGATCCGCCAGGGATCCCTTCGACCGGACGATGACGCCGCCCCCGCTTTCGGACGGGCTGCCGCAGCTTCGGGAGCCTTCTCGTTTGCGTTAGACCTTGAACCCGCCTCTGCATCCGGGAAGCAGGAGGCTGCAATACTTTCCCTGGCAAACTCCAAAGAGAAGCCATTTCTTGAGCTCATCCAGAACCAAGGCACATTGTCGGTCACCGTCACCGGTAAGGACAGGAAGCCAGTGAACCTCCTACTGGGGGACGTCATGCCAGGAGCACCAACCCAGATCGCGGTCACCTACGCGTCTGGACAGCTCGCAGGATACCGTGATGGCAAGGAGAAAGCCCGAATCGCTGCAACCTGCGACCCTGCAGAATGGGATGCCTCCAGCCTGGTGTTTGGCAACGACATCTCACATAGGCGACCTTGGGAAGGGTCTATCGAGAACATTCGCCTGCTAGACCGCGAGTTGAGCGTTGCGGAAGTCGCCACGCTGAATGCACGGTCCGCGAAAACCCGACAGGGGCGGCAACCAGTCGCCCAGGTGGTCGTGGAGGCAGAGCTGCTCCAGGCTTCAGAGCCAGATGAGCCCGCCACCATCGCCCCCTATGTACGGAGCTTGGGGGAGAACGTTTATAAGGTGAAACGCGTGTTGTCCGGGAAACTGGAGGACACTGAGATCATCGTTCTGCAATGGGTGGTTCTGGGAGGTCAACCGCTCGCCTCGTCCGAGCGCGAAGAAGGGCAGATCTATCGGCTGGAATTGGAGTCGGCCGACAGCCACCCGGAGCTCGCCGGAGAGCACCGGTCCACCGACATCTTTGAGCCCGTGATGAACGTGTACTACGACGTCAACCTGTAG
- a CDS encoding SulP family inorganic anion transporter — translation MTDINWQRTKQEWFPNIRKDLLAGLVVALALIPEAIAFSIIAGVDPKVGLYASFCIAVVTAFLGGRPAMISAATGAMALLMVNLVREHGLQYLLAATLLTGVFQIIAGALHLGNLLKFVSRSVMTGFVNALAILIFLAQLPEFHGAGWQMYAMVAAGLSIIYLLPLLTKAVPSPLVCIVVLTAFSIITGLNLRTVGDLGELPSTLPVFLLPDVPFNFETLWIILPYSLPLAVVGLLESLMTASIVDDLTDTDSAKNRECAGQGAANVVAGLFGGMAGCAMIGQTVINVQSGGRGRLSTFSAGVLLLTMIVTLGEWVKRIPMAALVAVMLMVSIGTFNWASLKNLRIYPKSSSMVMIVTVLVVVFTHNLALGVLVGVLMSALTFARKISQIVRVTSLFDEKESRRTYLVQGQLFFVSAGAFAKSFDFREALKEVTIDVSHAHFWDITAINALDKVVLKFRREGTHVTIVGMNEASATLVDRLAVHDKCGTMDRMLEH, via the coding sequence ATGACAGACATCAACTGGCAACGAACGAAACAAGAGTGGTTTCCTAATATCCGCAAGGATCTGCTGGCCGGCCTGGTCGTCGCGCTGGCCCTCATTCCAGAAGCGATCGCCTTTTCCATCATCGCCGGCGTTGACCCCAAAGTCGGATTGTACGCCTCATTCTGCATCGCAGTGGTCACCGCATTTCTGGGGGGACGGCCCGCCATGATTTCTGCGGCCACCGGGGCCATGGCGTTGCTTATGGTCAATCTGGTCAGGGAGCACGGCCTTCAGTATCTGCTGGCAGCGACCCTTCTCACTGGCGTTTTCCAGATCATAGCAGGAGCCCTGCATTTGGGAAATCTGTTGAAGTTTGTCTCCCGGTCGGTGATGACAGGCTTCGTCAATGCGCTCGCCATCCTTATTTTTCTGGCGCAATTGCCCGAGTTTCACGGAGCTGGGTGGCAGATGTACGCGATGGTGGCCGCCGGGCTTTCCATCATCTATTTGCTGCCTCTCCTGACGAAGGCAGTGCCATCTCCTCTGGTGTGCATCGTTGTTTTGACGGCCTTCTCCATCATCACTGGGCTGAATCTGCGCACAGTGGGCGATCTGGGAGAACTCCCTTCCACCCTTCCCGTATTTCTCCTTCCAGATGTCCCGTTCAATTTTGAAACTCTCTGGATCATTTTACCCTACTCACTTCCCCTGGCCGTCGTGGGACTGCTGGAGTCGCTGATGACAGCATCCATCGTGGACGATCTCACGGACACAGACAGCGCCAAAAACCGGGAGTGTGCAGGCCAGGGTGCCGCCAATGTCGTGGCGGGGCTTTTTGGCGGCATGGCAGGTTGCGCCATGATCGGGCAGACAGTGATCAACGTGCAATCGGGCGGTCGAGGGAGGTTGTCCACGTTCTCCGCTGGTGTGCTGCTTCTGACGATGATCGTGACTTTGGGGGAATGGGTAAAGCGAATCCCCATGGCGGCCTTGGTGGCAGTCATGCTCATGGTATCGATCGGGACCTTCAACTGGGCGTCACTGAAGAACCTACGCATCTATCCCAAAAGCTCCAGCATGGTCATGATCGTTACCGTGTTGGTGGTGGTTTTCACACACAACCTCGCATTGGGTGTGCTTGTAGGCGTGTTGATGAGCGCCCTTACCTTCGCCCGAAAAATCTCACAGATTGTACGGGTCACCTCGCTCTTTGACGAAAAGGAGAGCCGCCGGACCTACCTCGTTCAGGGACAGTTGTTTTTTGTTTCTGCCGGAGCTTTTGCCAAGTCATTCGACTTTCGAGAAGCCCTGAAGGAGGTCACGATCGATGTTTCTCATGCGCACTTCTGGGACATCACAGCCATCAACGCCCTGGACAAAGTGGTCCTGAAGTTTCGTCGTGAAGGCACCCATGTCACCATTGTCGGAATGAACGAGGCCAGCGCCACCTTGGTTGACCGTCTTGCCGTGCATGACAAGTGCGGCACCATGGACAGGATGCTCGAACACTAA